The proteins below are encoded in one region of Streptomyces ficellus:
- a CDS encoding CBS domain-containing protein encodes MTTAKDIMHPGAEWLPAHETLDRAAQMMRDLDVGALPIADENERLCGILTDRDIVVGCVARGHDPARITAGEMAKGTPRWIDANADAEEVLREMKEHRIRRLPVIENKRLVGMISEADIARHLSDAQVAGWAEKVYEHRR; translated from the coding sequence ATGACCACCGCCAAGGACATCATGCACCCCGGAGCCGAGTGGCTCCCGGCCCACGAGACCCTCGACCGTGCCGCGCAGATGATGCGCGACCTCGACGTGGGCGCCCTGCCCATCGCCGACGAGAACGAGCGCCTCTGCGGCATCCTCACCGACCGCGACATCGTCGTCGGCTGCGTGGCCAGGGGCCACGACCCGGCCCGCATCACGGCGGGCGAGATGGCGAAGGGCACGCCGCGCTGGATCGACGCGAACGCGGACGCGGAGGAGGTGCTGCGCGAGATGAAGGAGCACCGCATCCGCCGGCTCCCCGTGATCGAGAACAAGCGCCTGGTCGGGATGATCAGCGAGGCCGACATCGCCCGCCACCTGTCGGACGCGCAGGTCGCCGGCTGGGCGGAGAAGGTCTACGAGCACCGCCGCTGA
- a CDS encoding DUF305 domain-containing protein, translating to MTRTQWAAVTAVVLALLFAGAATVVASAGPEPRAETGAEAAPAVDSADAGFARDMSVHHQQAVEMSFIVRDRTEDEEVRRLAYDIANTQANQRGMMLGWLDMWGLPKVVAGVEPMAWMGMPSHGSSHGSSHGAGHGSGQSGPLMPGMATAAQLDELRAASGKRAEILYLRLMTEHHKGGVHMAEGCVDACRPGVERDLAQGMVDAQQSEILLMAELLKKRGAKP from the coding sequence GTGACGCGTACGCAGTGGGCGGCGGTCACGGCCGTGGTGCTGGCGCTGCTCTTCGCCGGTGCGGCGACGGTCGTCGCGTCGGCGGGTCCGGAGCCCCGTGCCGAGACGGGTGCCGAGGCGGCGCCGGCGGTGGATTCGGCGGACGCCGGGTTCGCGCGGGACATGTCCGTCCACCACCAGCAGGCGGTGGAGATGTCGTTCATCGTGCGGGACCGCACGGAGGACGAGGAGGTGCGCCGGCTGGCGTACGACATCGCCAACACGCAGGCCAACCAGCGCGGCATGATGCTGGGCTGGCTGGACATGTGGGGCCTGCCGAAGGTCGTGGCGGGGGTCGAGCCGATGGCCTGGATGGGCATGCCCTCGCACGGCTCCTCGCACGGGTCGTCGCACGGGGCCGGGCACGGCTCCGGGCAGTCCGGCCCGCTGATGCCGGGCATGGCCACGGCGGCCCAGCTGGACGAGTTGCGGGCGGCGAGCGGCAAGCGGGCGGAGATCCTGTACCTGCGGCTGATGACCGAGCACCACAAGGGCGGGGTGCACATGGCGGAGGGCTGCGTGGACGCGTGCCGGCCCGGCGTCGAGCGGGACCTGGCCCAGGGCATGGTCGACGCCCAGCAGTCGGAGATCCTGCTGATGGCCGAGCTGCTGAAGAAGCGCGGCGCGAAGCCGTAG